The following are encoded in a window of Cyprinus carpio isolate SPL01 chromosome A13, ASM1834038v1, whole genome shotgun sequence genomic DNA:
- the LOC109092153 gene encoding calcium homeostasis modulator protein 2-like, with translation MAALISENFKFVAIFFKSKDVMIFNGLIGLGTVASQTVYNIFAFHCPCSPKKNYLYGLAAIGVPALAFFIIGVMLNQNTWDVVSECRTRKCRKLSVSAAFALLGSILGRAVVAPITWSVISLLRGEAYVCAFSEFIDPSSLDHFPPTTKTPEIMALFPCKDVPAPFMNYSRVIQRQLKYESQLLGWLLVGIISLAVFLLLCLKHCCSTLGYQQEAYWSQYRSSEQTLFQRTADVHAKYLAAECVKSFFGFVALEDQEKQLLADCKGIKSVIPRKEWNRVTGVYMYRETNDTPIYSRLNKWDMCTKENNC, from the exons ATGGCTGCACTCATCTCAGAAAACTTCAAGTTCGTTGCGATCTTCTTCAAGAGTAAGGATGTCATGATCTTCAATGGCCTGATAGGTTTAGGGACCGTAGCCAGTCAGACAGTATacaatatttttgcatttcactgtCCATGTTCACCAAAGAAGAATTACCTGTACGGCCTGGCAGCCATTGGCGTACCAGCTCTGGCTTTCTTTATCATTGGGGTGATGCTGAATCAAAATACCTGGGATGTTGTTTCAGAGTGCCGCACCAGAAAATGTCGGAAATTATCAGTGTCTGCTGCTTTTGCTCTGTTGGGCTCCATTTTGGGCAGAGCAGTTGTTGCCCCCATCACTTGGTCAGTTATTTCCCTCCTGAGAGGGGAGGCGTATGTCTGTGCTTTCAGTGAGTTTATAGACCCCTCTTCTTTGGATCATTTCCCCCCTACTACAAAGACTCCAGAGATCATGGCCCTGTTTCCGTGTAAGGATGTACCGGCTCCATTTATGAACTACTCAAGAGTGATTCAACGCCAGCTAAAGTATGAATCCCAG TTGTTGGGCTGGTTGCTGGTGGGGATAATCTCCCTCGCTGTCTTTCTGCTCCTCTGTCTGAAACACTGCTGCTCTACCCTTGGCTATCAGCAGGAGGCGTACTGGTCCCAGTATCGTTCCAGCGAACAAACTCTCTTCCAGCGCACAGCTGATGTACATGCTAAATACCTTGCTGCTGAATGTGTCAAGAGTTTCTTTGGCTTTGTGGCCTTGGAAGATCAGGAGAAGCAACTTCTAGCAGACTGCAAGGGAATCAAGAGCGTCATTCCCAGAAAGGAGTGGAACCGGGTCACAGGGGTTTACATGTACAGAGAGACTAATGACACTCCCATCTACAGCCGCTTAAACAAATGGGACATGTGTACAAAAGAGAACAACTGTTAA
- the LOC109092158 gene encoding RING finger protein 122-like isoform X2 has product MTTDITGRLPINVYVIILGIGLFIFMLSMIFCCYLFRLRRQGTQEQYGYNEVILKGPGKKLSLLGQTCAVCLEEFRSRDELGVCPCSHAFHKKCLVKWLEIRSVCPMCNKPICRLQPDLPQGTEGPQNPLEV; this is encoded by the exons ATGACCACAGACATCACCGGCCGTCTTCCTATCAATGTCTATGTCATCATTCTTGGGATAGGCCTCTTCATTTTCATGTTGAGCATGATCTTCTGTTGCTACCTGTTCAG attGAGGAGACAGGGCACACAAGAACAATATGGATATAATGAG GTCATTCTAAAAGGTCCAGGGAAAAAATTGAGTCTTCTTGGA caGACCTGTGCAGTTTGCCTGGAAGAGTTTCGGAGCCGGGATGAACTAGGGGTTTGCCCCTGTTCTCATGCGTTTCACAAAAAG TGTCTGGTGAAGTGGCTGGAAATTCGCAGCGTCTGCCCCATGTGCAACAAGCCCATCTGCAGACTCCAGCCAGACCTTCCGCAGGGGACCGAGGGGCCCCAGAACCCCCTGGAGGTGTGA
- the LOC109092158 gene encoding RING finger protein 122-like isoform X1 — translation MTTDITGRLPINVYVIILGIGLFIFMLSMIFCCYLFRLRRQGTQEQYGYNEVILKGPGKKLSLLGQTCAVCLEEFRSRDELGVCPCSHAFHKKCLVKWLEIRSVCPMCNKPICRLQPDLPQGTEGPQNPLEV, via the exons ATGACCACAGACATCACCGGCCGTCTTCCTATCAATGTCTATGTCATCATTCTTGGGATAGGCCTCTTCATTTTCATGTTGAGCATGATCTTCTGTTGCTACCTGTTCAG attGAGGAGACAGGGCACACAAGAACAATATGGATATAATGAG GTCATTCTAAAAGGTCCAGGGAAAAAATTGAGTCTTCTTGGA caGACCTGTGCAGTTTGCCTGGAAGAGTTTCGGAGCCGGGATGAACTAGGGGTTTGCCCCTGTTCTCATGCGTTTCACAAA AAGTGTCTGGTGAAGTGGCTGGAAATTCGCAGCGTCTGCCCCATGTGCAACAAGCCCATCTGCAGACTCCAGCCAGACCTTCCGCAGGGGACCGAGGGGCCCCAGAACCCCCTGGAGGTGTGA